One window of Camelina sativa cultivar DH55 chromosome 4, Cs, whole genome shotgun sequence genomic DNA carries:
- the LOC104784020 gene encoding uncharacterized protein LOC104784020, which produces MTKQHRSKQSTDDPTTDSKRFKWPPNLARGHLEICVEEKRKGNWQSKCLTEIGRMNLRAEFFKRFGLDWKYDKFRNRLDTVKRQHESYKRVIPDSSELRFCEQTGAIEMPFSWWENLIKEKPEAKTLRNYPIRDIPLIEQLFPKETISVGDDGWQHHDGASHLPFEANFVKDIELNNSPEAQNSEQPHNNGKRRRQIFMTLPDEIKKIEYLERMTGKKTRSEMSDNSKEIHAST; this is translated from the exons ATGACAAAGCAACATAGATCGAAACAATCTACAGATGATCCAACTACTGATAGCAAAAGATTTAAGTGGCCGCCTAATTTGGCTCGTGGGCACTTGGAAATCTGTGtagaagagaaaaggaaaggGAATTGGCAAAGTAAATGCTTAACAGAAATTGGTAGGATGAACCTTAGGGCtgagttttttaaaaggtttggGTTAGACTGGAAATATGACAAGTTCAGGAATCGTCTAGACACCGTTAAAAGACAACATGAATCATACAAGCGGGTTATACCTGATTCATCTGAACTGAGATTCTGTGAACAAACTGGAGCAATCGAAATGCCTTTTTCTTGGTGGGAAAATTTAATCAAG GAAAAACCTGAAGCGAAAACTCTTCGTAACTATCCCATAAGAGATATTCCACTTATTGAACAACTTTTTCCCAAGGAGACAATTTCAGTTGGTGATGATGGTTGGCAACACCATGATGGAGCAAGTCATTTGCCTTTTGAAGCAAATTTTGTTAAAGATATTGAGCTTAACAACTCTCCCGAAGCTCAAAATTCTGAACAACCTCATAACAATGGTAAGAGG AGACGACAAATCTTCATGACACTTCCGGACGAGATAAAGAAGATAGAATACCTAGAGAGAATGACGGGAAAAAAAACTCGTTCCGAG ATGAGTGACAACAGCAAAGAGATTCATGCTTCTACATAG
- the LOC104781072 gene encoding transcription factor GTE6-like — protein MADSEAELGHAAGENSQGFTVDNECISKRVDEVKNWVDSLADKLKEVEEFYASIGVTIGKDSEKGRHVVGIRKIQQEAARRDAVAAKRMQDLMRQFGSIFRQITQHKCAWPFMQPVNVEGLGLHDYFEIIDKPMDFGTIKNQMEGKDGTGYKHVMQVYADMLLVFENAMNYNEESSDVYNMAKKLMEKFEEKWAQFLPKVQEEEKIREEEAKQAAAEALLVKEASHIKTTRDLCNEICHADGELEKLMRKVVERCRKITTEEKRSIGLALLKLSPEDLQKVLAIVAQADPSFQSRAEEVNIEMDVLDEPTLWKLKFFVKVALENTIKKKKEEETKNLIQKKEATNKRNATNKLAERKTKRPRQ, from the exons ATGGCTGACTCAGAGGCAGAGTTAGGTCATGCCGCCGGCGAAAATTCACAAGGTTTCACTGTTGACAACGAGTGCATCAGCAAGCGCGTCGACGAGGTTAAAAATTGGGTTGATTCG CTTGCGGATAAACTGAAAGAGGTAGAGGAGTTTTACGCGAGCATTGGTGTCACTATCGGGAAAGATTCAGAAAAAGGGAGACATGTGGTTGGGATTAGGAAGATTCAACAAGAGGCTGCACGTAGAGATGCTGTTGCTGCTAAAAGAATGCAGGACCTCATGCGTCAATTTGGATCTATCTTCCGtcag ataACTCAGCATAAGTGTGCATGGCCATTTATGCAGCCTGTCAATGTTGAAGGTCTTGGTTTGCATGACTACTTTGAG ATAATCGACAAGCCCATGGACTTCGGCACTATAAAGAATCAAATGGAGGGTAAGGATGGTACCGGGTACAAACATGTTATGCAAGTATATGCTGATATGCTGTTAGTGTTTGAGAATGCAATGAATTACAATGAAGAATCAAGTGATGTTTACAATATGGCGAAAAAGTTAATGGAAAAGTTTGAGGAGAAATGGGCACAGTTTCTTCCAAAAGTTCAAGAAGAG GAGAAAATACGGGAGGAAGAAGCGAAGCAAGCAGCAGCGGAGGCGCTGCTAGTAAAAGAAGCATCTCATATCAAAACAACTAGAGACTTGTGCAATGAG ATTTGCCATGCTGATGGCGAGCTGGAGAAGCTAATGCGTAAAGTTGTGGAAAGATGCAG GAAAATCACAACCGAGGAGAAGCGTAGTATTGGGTTAGCATTGTTAAAACTGTCTCCGGAAGATCTACAGAAAGTGTTGGCTATAGTTGCTCAAGCTGACCCGAGCTTCCAATCTAGAGCAGAAGAAGTGAATATTGAGATGGACGTACTG GACGAACCAACACTATGGAAGCTAAAGTTCTTTGTGAAGGTTGCGTTGGAGAAtacaataaagaagaagaaagaggaagagacaaAGAATTTGATACAGAAGAAAGAGGCTACAAACAAACGAAATGCGACTAACAAGTTAGCTGAGAGGAAAACAAAGCGGCCACGCCAATGA